The Leifsonia sp. ZF2019 DNA segment TGTAGGGCAGCGAGGCGCTCAGGTTGTCGGTGACCTGCTTGAGCGAGTCGTGCTTCTTCAGCTCGGCGACGACGGAGTCGGTCGCGGTCTGCAGATCGGCGCTGGACGTCGCCGAGATGTCCACCTCGATGTCGCTGGAGGCGCCGAATCCGCTCTGCGACGACACCTGGATGGTGCCCGCGCCGCTGATCGAGCCGAGTTCGCTCTCGATCGTGTTCTGCAGCTTCTCCTGGTCGGCGTCCGGGTCGGTCGTGATGGAGAAGGTGGTGCCGCCTCCGCCGCCGCCCGCGAAGGCGTCGCGCAGGGCGGAGCCGCTGGAGCCGATGGAGACCTGCACGGTCTCGACGCCCTTCGTGTCGAGCAGCTTCTGCTCGACCGCCTTCGCCGCGTCGTCCTTGGCCTGGAGGCTCGCGCCCGCCTCGAGCGTCTGCGTGATCGTCAGCGAGTTCTGGCCGCTCGAACCGAGGAAGTTCGTCTTCATCAGCGGGGCGAGCGCGAGAGTGCCGATCAGCACGAGGATCGAGAGGATCACCGTGATCGCCGAGTGCTTGAGCGTCCACCGGATGATCGGCAGGTAACCCTTCTGCAGTCGCGAGGGATGCTCGAGCTCGTCGTGACCGGACGCGGCGGCCTCCTCGACCGTCAGGTGCGCGGCATCGTCGTCGTGGGCGCCCCCCTCGTGCTTGCGCGCCTTCGGAGCGCGCAGGAACCAGTAGGCGAGCACCGGCACGATCGTCAGTGCCACGAGCAGCGACGACAGCAGCGCGATCGTGACGGTCAGCGCGAACGGCCGGAACAGCTCGCCCGTCACGTCGCCCACGAACGCGAGGGGCAGGAACACCGCGACGGTCGTGATGGTGGACGCGGTGATCGCGCCGGCGACCTCGCGGACCGCGCGCACGATGGTGACCGCCCGGTCCGCGCCGGGCACCAGCTGTCTCTTGATGTTCTCGATGACCACGATGGAGTCGTCGACCACGCGCCCGATCGCGATCGTGAGCGCGCCGAGAGTGATGATGTTGAGTGTGTAGCCGGTCGCCCACATCACGACGAAGGTGATGAGCACGCTGGTCGGGATGGAGATCGCCGTCACCAGGGTCGAGCGCACCGACAGCAGGAACACCAGGATGACGATGACCGCCATCACGAGGCCGAGCAGACCCTCCTCGGTGAGCGAGTTGATCGACTGCGTGATGAAGGGTGCCTGGTCGAACACGACGGTGATCTTCGCGTCGGAGCCGAGCTTCTTCTCGAGCTCGGAGATGAGCGCCGTCACGCCGTGCGAGACCTCGACCGTGTTGGCCGACGGGAGCTTGGTCACCGCGATCGTCAGGGCGGGCTTGCCGTCGACGCGGGAGAGGGAGGTGATCGGGTCGTCGGTCTCCGCCACCGTGGCGACGTCGCCGATGGTGGGCGGGGTGGCCGCCGCGTCGGCCGCGGCGGCAGCGGCGGCAGCGGCGGAACCGGCACCCGCGGCACCAGCGCCCGCGGCACCAGCGCCCGCGGCACCCGAACCCGCGGCACCGGCACCCGCGCCGCCCGCACCCGCGCCGCTGCTCGATCCGCTCGCGGATGTCGTGCTGCGGACCAGCGGCAGTGCCGCGATGTCGTCGACCGAGGCGAGCTGCTTGCCCGACTGGATCGAGAGAGTCTTGCCGTCCTCGGTGATCGAGCCGCCCGGGAGCAGCACGCCGTTCTGCTGCAGCGCATCCTTGACCGCCGAGCTGCTGACACCCGCGGCAGCGAGCTTGGCCGCATCAGGGGTGATCGTGATGCGGCGGCCGACCTCGCCGACGAGCTGCGCGTCGTTGACGCCGGTGACGTCCTTGATGTCCGGGAGGGCGACCTTGGTGATGTCGTCGGCGAGCGTGCGCTGGTCGCCGCTGCTGCTGACGGCGAGCTGGATGACGGGGAGATCGTCGATGCTGCCGGAGACGACCTGCGGCTCGACCCCCGACGGGAGCGTCGACGAGATCTGGTTGATGGCGCGGTCGATCTTCTGCTCGGCCGTCGCCAGGTCGGTGCCGTAGGTGAACTTCGCCGTGATGATCGACTGGTTCGTGCTACTGACCGCCGACGTGCTCTCGAGGTCCGGGACGCCCTGGATCGCGGCCTCCACGGGCGTGCTCACGTCGTTGTTCACGACCTCCGGCGACGCCCCGGGGTAGGTCGACACGATCGCGAGCTGCGGGAACGAGATCGACGGGACGAGCTCCTGCTTCAGGTTCGCGAGCGCGAGGCCGCCGAACACGGCCGCCACGATCGTGACGAGCGCGATCAGCGCGCGATTCTTCATGCTGAGCACAGCGAGAAAGTGCACGGATGTTCCCCTCAGCGGGTGGTTGTTACTGGACGTGCGACAGCGACGGCGCATGCCGAGTATCGCATTGCAGCGACTGCACAATCCTCATGCCGTGGTACTACATCCCCTTCGGCGCCCGGCGCCGGGTCGAACGACGGGGGTCGCGAAACGCCGGATTGGTTGCACCGGAGCGGCAGGATGCGACCCCTCGGCGGGAAGGGCGGGGGCGGGCAGCGGCGCGGACGGCGGCGGCTCAGACCACGTTGGGCAGCGCCGGGGCGTCGTAGTATGGCGCGGGCTCGTTCGCCGCCACGGCCCACGCGCGCTCCAGGGCCGCGAAGGCGCGCTCCGTCTCCTCGACCGAGTAGGTGATCGGGATGCGCAGCGAACGCTCGAAGGCCCCGTCGAGCCCGAAGCGCGGGCCGGCGGCGATCAGGAGGCCGTGGTTGCGGGCGGCGAGAGCGAGCGCCGAGCTGACCGGCGCACCGATGCCGACCCACGCCGCGAGTCCTCCGTGGAGGCGCGGCATCGTCCAGTCGGGGAAGGTGGAGGCGATCAGGCGCTGCACGGTCGCGCGCCCCTCCCGCAGCTGCACCCGACGCTCCTCCACGATCTCCGCCGTCTGCGGCAGCATGCGGGCGACGACGAGCTGCTCGAGCATCGGCGTTCCGAGGTCGGTGGCGGGTTTGGCGGCGATCATCCGCTGCACGAGCGGTCGGTCGGCGCGGATCCAGCCGATCCGCAGACCACCCCACAGGCTCTTGCTGGCCGAGCCGATCAGCAGCACGGGGGCCCCTCCCGCGTGGGGCTCCGCATAGTGCGGCAGCGGGAGGTGCGCACCGAGGCGGTCGATGTCGAGCTCGCCCGTCGTCTCATCCGCGACGACGATCGTCCCCTGGGCCGCGGCCGCGGCCAGCACCCGCTCGCGCGTGGTGGGCGACATGGACGCGCCCGTCGGATTGTGGAAGTCGGGGATGAGGTAGGCGAGGGCGGGGTTCGCTCGGCGGATCGTCTGCTCGATCGCGTCCACGTCCCACCCGTCGTTCTCCGCGTCGAGAGGATGCGGCCCCTCCTCCGGCGGCGTCACCGTGATCGGGACGAGCCGCGCGCCCGCCAGCCGGAGCGCCTCCGTGGCGTGGGGATAGGTCGGCATCTCGACCAGCGCGCGGTCGCCGCGGCCGAGAAAGGTGCGGGCGATCAGGGCGATGGCCTGCTGCGCGCCGACGGTCACCAGCACCTGGTCCGGATCGGTCGGGAGCCCGCGTTCGGTGTAGCGGTCGGCGATCGCCTGCCGGAGGTGCGGCAGACCGACCGGGTCGTAGCCGGAGTCGGGGAGGAAGTGGGGCAGCTCTTCGGCGGCCGCGCGCGCGGCAGCCGGGAGCGACGCCGCCGCCGGCAGTGCGGCCTTCGTGAAGTCGAGCATCCCTTCGCCGCCGCCGATCGGCAGGGCGAGCGCGGGTCCGGGGAGGCGGGTCACGCTGCCGGAGCCGCGCACGCTGTCGACGAAGCCGCCCTCGCGCAGGTGGCGGTACGCCGCGGCGACCGTCGTGCGGCTCAGGGCCAGGCGGGCGGCGAGATCACGCTCGGCCGGCAGGCGTGTGCCGATCGGGATGCGGCCGTCGAGCACCAGGAGGCGCACCCGGTCGGCGAGGTCCTGGTACTGCGAGCCGTTCCCCCGCCACTGCCCGAGCAGGGCCTCCAGGGAGCGGGCCGTGAGATGTGTATCCGACATGCATGCCACCTTAACTTAATTGGCATCTTGATGGAAGGCCAATCGGGCGATTGGATTGTGAAGGTGACCACTCGACTCCTCCTGACCCGGCGCCTCGTCCAGTTGCTGATCGGCCTCTTCCTCTACGGGATGGCCATCGCACTGATGGTGCGCGCCGCCATCGGGGTGTCGCCGTGGGACGTGCTCGCCCAGGGCCTCTCCATCCACAGCGGCTGGGCGTTCGGCCTCATCACGAACGTGGTCGGCCTCGCGGTGCTCCTCCTCTGGATCCCGCTGCGACAGCGCCCGGGTCTCGGCACGGTGCTCAACGCGCTGCTCGTCGGGCCCAGCGCGCAGTTCGGGCTGTGGATCATTCCGCAGCAGACCGAGGTATGGCTGCAGGTACTGCTCTTCCTCGCCGGGCTGGCCCTGCTCGCCGTCGCGACCGGCCTCTACATCGGAGCCCAACTGGGCCCCGGCCCCCGAGATGGCCTCATGACCGGCCTGCACGCGCGGACGGGATGGCCGATCTGGGCCGTCCGCACCGGTATCGAGATCGTCGTCCTCGTGATCGGCTGGATCCTCGGCGGCAACGTCGGCGTCGGCACCCTCGCCGAGGCCCTCCTGATCGGGCCGCTCTGCGCCATCACGATCCCCTTCTTCGCCATCCGGCTGCCGCAGGACGCTGCAACGACTGCACCGCTGGAGAGCGAACTCGAGGGCACGGCCGAGCAGTCGGCCGGCCTTCGCGACGAGCAGGATGCCGCGCGTGTCGACGTGCGCGACGGCATCCTGCTCGAATCGGACGCCGCCGCACGCCATCGCTTCGCCGACCACGCGCGCAGCCCGCTCGTGCGCCGGACGCAGCCCGACCGGGCGCCGGCGGACGCGACGCCCGCCGCCCGCTCCGCGGACGCCGGAGAGTCCGCTCCCCCTGCCGACTCCGACCGCCGCCCCTCCCGCCTCGTCGCCGCCCACTGGCTCGACGACCGCCTCACCGGCCGCGCCCGCGCGCGCCGCGCCTGACCCGCGCGCGCCTCCGGCGCTCTCGCCGAGACGGCTCGAAATCGCACGAATCGCGTCGAGACGGCCCACTGTGGGCCGCCTCGACGGCGCGGGCACCCGGCGTGCGCGCCTACGCGGGGCCGGCAGCCACGTAGGCGCGCAGGGCGTCGCGGACGAACTCGGCACCGGAGGCGCCGCCGTAGTTCGCGGCGAAGCGCGCGTCGGCGACGTACATGTCGCCGAGGCCCGTCAAGTAGCCCGCCGGCGGCGTGCCGGTGCCGTAGCCCGGGGTTCCGGGGATGTCGGCCAGCCATTCCGCGTGACGCCGGGCGAGCGCCTGGGC contains these protein-coding regions:
- a CDS encoding efflux RND transporter permease subunit encodes the protein MHFLAVLSMKNRALIALVTIVAAVFGGLALANLKQELVPSISFPQLAIVSTYPGASPEVVNNDVSTPVEAAIQGVPDLESTSAVSSTNQSIITAKFTYGTDLATAEQKIDRAINQISSTLPSGVEPQVVSGSIDDLPVIQLAVSSSGDQRTLADDITKVALPDIKDVTGVNDAQLVGEVGRRITITPDAAKLAAAGVSSSAVKDALQQNGVLLPGGSITEDGKTLSIQSGKQLASVDDIAALPLVRSTTSASGSSSGAGAGGAGAGAAGSGAAGAGAAGAGAAGAGSAAAAAAAAADAAATPPTIGDVATVAETDDPITSLSRVDGKPALTIAVTKLPSANTVEVSHGVTALISELEKKLGSDAKITVVFDQAPFITQSINSLTEEGLLGLVMAVIVILVFLLSVRSTLVTAISIPTSVLITFVVMWATGYTLNIITLGALTIAIGRVVDDSIVVIENIKRQLVPGADRAVTIVRAVREVAGAITASTITTVAVFLPLAFVGDVTGELFRPFALTVTIALLSSLLVALTIVPVLAYWFLRAPKARKHEGGAHDDDAAHLTVEEAAASGHDELEHPSRLQKGYLPIIRWTLKHSAITVILSILVLIGTLALAPLMKTNFLGSSGQNSLTITQTLEAGASLQAKDDAAKAVEQKLLDTKGVETVQVSIGSSGSALRDAFAGGGGGGTTFSITTDPDADQEKLQNTIESELGSISGAGTIQVSSQSGFGASSDIEVDISATSSADLQTATDSVVAELKKHDSLKQVTDNLSASLPYIAVTVDRTKAAEAGLSEVAVGTIVSQAMQPTQAGTVAIDDTSLKIYIQNANPPTTVAGLADLQIPTAAGIVPLSSLATVEEAKGPATVTTARGLRTSTVTATPATDNLTVANADVTKALKAADLPNGATAVIGGVSSSQTDAFAQLGLALLAAILIVYIVMVATFRSLRQPLLLLVSVPFAATGAILLQLASGIPLGVASLIGVLMLIGIVVTNAIVLIDLVNQYRRRGLSVSEAVVHGASRRLRPILMTALATIAALTPMAIGLTGHGGFISQPLAIVVIGGLISSTVLTLVVLPTLYNLVEGARERRQAKKAAKGGGASGDGGPGDDGPGDGGAPRGPGGTGAEVGASTPQPPVFTSPVGGRQL
- the yczR gene encoding MocR-like transcription factor YczR, with amino-acid sequence MSDTHLTARSLEALLGQWRGNGSQYQDLADRVRLLVLDGRIPIGTRLPAERDLAARLALSRTTVAAAYRHLREGGFVDSVRGSGSVTRLPGPALALPIGGGEGMLDFTKAALPAAASLPAAARAAAEELPHFLPDSGYDPVGLPHLRQAIADRYTERGLPTDPDQVLVTVGAQQAIALIARTFLGRGDRALVEMPTYPHATEALRLAGARLVPITVTPPEEGPHPLDAENDGWDVDAIEQTIRRANPALAYLIPDFHNPTGASMSPTTRERVLAAAAAQGTIVVADETTGELDIDRLGAHLPLPHYAEPHAGGAPVLLIGSASKSLWGGLRIGWIRADRPLVQRMIAAKPATDLGTPMLEQLVVARMLPQTAEIVEERRVQLREGRATVQRLIASTFPDWTMPRLHGGLAAWVGIGAPVSSALALAARNHGLLIAAGPRFGLDGAFERSLRIPITYSVEETERAFAALERAWAVAANEPAPYYDAPALPNVV
- the yczE gene encoding membrane protein YczE, producing MTTRLLLTRRLVQLLIGLFLYGMAIALMVRAAIGVSPWDVLAQGLSIHSGWAFGLITNVVGLAVLLLWIPLRQRPGLGTVLNALLVGPSAQFGLWIIPQQTEVWLQVLLFLAGLALLAVATGLYIGAQLGPGPRDGLMTGLHARTGWPIWAVRTGIEIVVLVIGWILGGNVGVGTLAEALLIGPLCAITIPFFAIRLPQDAATTAPLESELEGTAEQSAGLRDEQDAARVDVRDGILLESDAAARHRFADHARSPLVRRTQPDRAPADATPAARSADAGESAPPADSDRRPSRLVAAHWLDDRLTGRARARRA